The nucleotide window TACATTGGCGGATCCAAGCGGTGCATGCAACGGCGAAAGGGAGATCCGAATCGTTTCGGAAGGTTCTCCTCCAACCCCTGTGCACCCTTCCGGTTGACGCTGATAGCAAGCGAATGTTCAGGAGGTGACTCACCCCTATGCCCGCCTCTTAATGCGGTTTTTCACTCAGATTGCGGCACCTGAGCACCTGCTTGTCAAGAATACGGGTACCTCCGAGAAGGATTCATGAGGCGTAAATGGATGGCATGGAGGGCTGGATTCGTCTTGTTTGTGCTGGTCCTGATGCTTTCGCTTGGAGTGAGTGTCAGCGCTGCCGCTGTCTCAAAACTCCGTGGCGGCTGGTACCCGTGGATGCCATACCAATACGAGGAAAAAACAGACGAGGTTCAGAGACTGACAGGCCTCGATATCGAATTGTTTCGAGAGATCTTTGAAAATCAGCTTGACTTCACTCTCGAGTTACCCCAGATCAACTGGGATGAGCATCAGCAGCAACTGAAAGAGGGCAAGCGTGATATCGCCGGGGGAGCCTTCATGACCGAAGAGCGCGAAAACTATGTCTATTTTTCGACCCCCTATCGAACCGAAGATGTCGTTCTCGTAGCGAATCGAAGAGATGCACAGGCGAGACGATTTATCAATAAAGATAAATTCATCAAAGACTTTCCCAACAGCAAGCTGCGACTCGGGGTCGTTGATGGTTACGTCTATGGCGATGTGATTGATGACTTCTTAAGTGCACCTGCGAACCGCAACCGGGTGCTCTCCAGTGCGAGTGTCCAATCAAATCTCCAGAACCTTATCGAGGGCAAGGTTGACCTGGTTCCTGTGGACCGATTGGTCGGCGCATCGTTGATTTGGGACAACAAGTTCGCGAGTCAGTTGGTCATGGGTGAAACGCCCATTTTTAGTGGTCCAATCGTGGCTTTGTTCAGCCGAAGCAGTACCTCGCCTGCTCTAGTGAGCTCTTTCAATCAAGCACTTCAGACGATTCGCAAGAGTGGGCGATACAACATGATTGTCCGAGGGCATCTTTTCCCCACACTTCTTGGATTGGCCGCTGATCAGCCATGGTTTCGAATGCTCGACAACATTGGGACTGCAGCCTTCGCGTTCTCAGGGGTTCTTCTGGCACGCAAAGAGAAATTCAGCCTTTTCGGGGCGCTCGTTCTCGCCAGTCTTCCTGCCGTGGGTGGGGGAATCCTCAGGGATCTGCTTGTTAACCGGGATCGCCCTGCCGTGATGGACTCTCCCAATCACCTTGCGGTTGTCTTTGTTGTCGTGTTGGTCAGCTATGTCGCTCTGCGATTGCCTGAACGGCATGTGCGCCTGCGATTGATTCCAACGATCGAAGAGAAGGGCAACTGGATCATTAAATTGTTTGATGCCGTTGGTCTTGCTTCATTCACTGTTGTGGGTGTGATTGTTGCTGTGGAGGAACGGTGCGATCCCCTGTTGATCTGGGGTCCGATTTTCAGTGCAATGACAGGGGCTGGTGGCGCGATCCTGCGCGACGTGATCAGAGCTGATGCCAGCCACCCGTCGCTTCATCATGAGTTTTACGCAGAGATTTCTCTGCTCTGGGGATTTATATTTTCGCTCTTTATCGTCAGTTATGCGGACGTAGAGAGCTTCAATCTGATGTCGATCAAGATCGCCGTTGCTCTGACCGGTATCGGTTGTCTGTTGACGAGGGTTCTAGTGATTCAACGGGGCATCCAGGCTCCTGCTTTCGCGTCAATGCCAGACAGGGAAACGATGCCTCCATCCGCTTATTCCGAAAGGGAAGATGGCCGAAGGCTTCAGTGACCGCTTATCTGCAAAGGTTCATTGGTTTTCTGCCGTCTGATTTCC belongs to Synechococcus sp. WH 7805 and includes:
- a CDS encoding TRIC cation channel family protein, producing the protein MRRKWMAWRAGFVLFVLVLMLSLGVSVSAAAVSKLRGGWYPWMPYQYEEKTDEVQRLTGLDIELFREIFENQLDFTLELPQINWDEHQQQLKEGKRDIAGGAFMTEERENYVYFSTPYRTEDVVLVANRRDAQARRFINKDKFIKDFPNSKLRLGVVDGYVYGDVIDDFLSAPANRNRVLSSASVQSNLQNLIEGKVDLVPVDRLVGASLIWDNKFASQLVMGETPIFSGPIVALFSRSSTSPALVSSFNQALQTIRKSGRYNMIVRGHLFPTLLGLAADQPWFRMLDNIGTAAFAFSGVLLARKEKFSLFGALVLASLPAVGGGILRDLLVNRDRPAVMDSPNHLAVVFVVVLVSYVALRLPERHVRLRLIPTIEEKGNWIIKLFDAVGLASFTVVGVIVAVEERCDPLLIWGPIFSAMTGAGGAILRDVIRADASHPSLHHEFYAEISLLWGFIFSLFIVSYADVESFNLMSIKIAVALTGIGCLLTRVLVIQRGIQAPAFASMPDRETMPPSAYSEREDGRRLQ